In a single window of the Sander lucioperca isolate FBNREF2018 chromosome 19, SLUC_FBN_1.2, whole genome shotgun sequence genome:
- the batf3 gene encoding basic leucine zipper transcriptional factor ATF-like 3 → MSVMSDCDFSCQSPQKNSKNDLCERCEGLEDEGRRLKREKNRVSAQKSRKRQIQRADLLHEACEQLEQRNRKLKKEVDSLHEEQRLLSETLRAHEPFCPIMHCSFACSTSSATAARCV, encoded by the exons ATGTCTGTGATGTCAGACTGTGATTTTTCCTGCCAGTCTCCTCAGAAGAATAGCAAGAATGATCTCTGTGAACGATGTGAG GGTTTGGAGGATGAAGGCAGGAggctgaagagagagaagaacagagtcTCAGCCCAGAAGAGCCGGAAGAGGCAAATACAGAGAGCTGACCTTCTGCATgag gcCTGCGAGCAGTTGGAGCAGAGGAACCGGAAGCTGAAGAAAGAG GTGGACTCTCTGCATGAGGAGCAGCGCCTGCTGTCTGAGACTCTCAGGGCCCATGAGCCCTTCTGTCCCATCATGCACTGCTCCTTTGCCTGCTCCACGTCGTCCGCCACGGCAGCACGCTGTGTCTGA
- the nsl1 gene encoding kinetochore-associated protein NSL1 homolog: MEPEHSESSPSDETNQEYRVQVTSKKHVIKQMDKYKDILKTALDGQTDVAEDTKRVLLQELLANFEAAVQDNVLVNGQTWDEAPDVEAEDEALNLETLLDDTIVETARRRRKYPEQILPHAVLSLKAERKVMELYEHAVKPQEVVKDPKQESIMNNLSAAAPGMVKQAIQVIKSINKLQEQAEGLCKILNMKPSQATMEIDREVNGQSDAPLPPVNGTTRNRQPIKRVLEEAAAAVCYRLPSKKPVAEGKPE, encoded by the exons ATGGAGCCTGAACACAGCGAATCTTCACCCAGTGATGAAACAAACCAGGAGTACAGAGTACAAGTAACGTCTAAGAAACATGTAATCAAGCAGATGGATAAATACAAAGACATTTTGAAGACAGCTCTCGACGGACAGACGGACGTTGCGGAGGACACGAAGCGAGTTTTACTGCAGGAGCTGCTGGCG AATTTTGAAGCCGCTGTTCAGGACAACGTGTTGGTGAACGGACAGACTTGGGATGAGGCACCTGATGTTGAAG CCGAGGACGAGGCTCTGAATCTGGAAACCCTGCTGGATGACACCATTGTTGAGACCGCCAGGAGGCGGCGTAAGTACCCAGAACAGATCCTGCCTCATGCCGTCCTCTCCCTCAAAGCTGAACGTAAAGTCATG GAGCTGTACGAGCACGCAGTCAAACCTCAAGAGGTGGTCAAAGATCCGAAACAAG AGAGTATCATGAACAACCTGTCAGCAGCAGCTCCTGGGATGGTGAAGCAGGCCATCCAGGTCAtaaag TCAATCAACAAACTTCAGGAACAAGCCGAAGGCCTCTGTAAGATCCTCAACATGAAACCGAGCCAAGCCACTATGGAGATTGACAGAGAAGTGAACGGCCAATCAGACGCCCCGCTGCCTCCTGTGAACGGAACAACAAGGAACAGGCAGCCAATCAAGAGAGTTTTAGAGGAAGCAGCCGCCGCAGTGTGCTATAGGCTGCCCAGTAAGAAACCTGTGGCAGAGGGCAAGCCAGAGTGA
- the tatdn3 gene encoding putative deoxyribonuclease tatdn3, with product MEYGFVDCHCHISAREFEEDLEDVIQRTREAGVKTLVAVTEEAREFDRVLQLQERYPDLVAPCFGIHPLQGGEGPTQRSVKPQELDAALPQFFKHRERLVAIGEIGLDFTPWCAPTQQDRDGQMDVFIKQLNIAKELDLPVNVHSRSAAKVVIATMREQGVSRALLHNFAGKPAVALEGVKAGFLFSFPPAVCRNQQRDKLIKQIPLEHICLETDSPALGLDKHVRNEPCNIVLSCRYIADVKDYENKKRRLQLHHKEAPTLTCVVYEDSSFCLETEEDTALQEEDKNTGIVQNGAHNLTETLLT from the exons ATGGAGTATGGCTTCGTTGACTGTCACTGTCATATATCAGCCCGTGAGTTTGAAGAG GATCTAGAGGATGTGATCCAAAGGACCAGGGAG gctggGGTAAAGACTTTGGTTGCAGTTACAGAAGAAGCCAGAGAGTTTGATAGAGTTCTCCAGCTGCAGGAACG TTATCCGGATCTGGTGGCTCCATGTTTCGGCATCCATCCGCTGCAGGGCGGCGAGGGCCCCACGCAGCGCAGCGTGAAGCCTCAG GAGCTGGATGCTGCCCTTCCACAGTTCTTCAAACACAGGGAACGCCTCGTCGCTATCGGAGAG ATTGGTTTAGACTTCACGCCGTGGTGTGCTCCCACTCAGCAAGACCGAGACGGCCAGATGGATGTCTTCATTAAGCAGCTAAACATCGCCAAGGAGCTTGACCTGCCTGT GAACGTCCACTCCCGATCAGCTGCTAAGGTCGTCATAGCGACCATGAGAGAACAAG GTGTCAGTCGGGCTCTGCTTCATAACTTTGCGGGGAAGCCGGCGGTAGCTCTGGAGGGTGTGAAGGCCGGATTCCTCTTCTCCTTTCCCCCCGCTGTCTGCAGGAACCAACAG agagacaaactGATCAAGCAGATCCCGCTGGAACACATCTGTCTCGAAACTGACTCTCCTGCACTGGGGCTCGACAAGCAT GTGAGGAACGAGCCCTGTAACATCGTTCTGTCCTGCCGGTACATCGCTGACGTCAAAG attacgAGAACAAGAAGAGGAGGTTACAGTTACACCACAAAGAGGCCCCAACCCTGACATGTGTGGTGTATGAAGATAGCAGTTTCTGcctagagacagaggaggacacCGCCCTGCAAGAAGAGGATAAGAACACAGGGATCGTGCAGAACGGGGCTCACAACTTGACAGAGACTTTGCTGACCTGA